The following are encoded together in the Tamandua tetradactyla isolate mTamTet1 chromosome 14, mTamTet1.pri, whole genome shotgun sequence genome:
- the LOC143655312 gene encoding LOW QUALITY PROTEIN: olfactory receptor 4K14-like (The sequence of the model RefSeq protein was modified relative to this genomic sequence to represent the inferred CDS: inserted 1 base in 1 codon), whose product MIKGKSGTLSEEIGAFQDMGVFLVSYDILEDKLLLLEDRGNQSVVSEFVLLGLCHPWNMQVLLLMMFLMLYLTIVIGNIIIMILIITDLHLHTPMYFLLANLSFVDFFLSSITTPKIITDFLRDSKTISFRNCMCQILFVHLAGGCEMVLVVMMAYGRYIVICKPLHYSTIMSLQKCIGLVVASWTIGFMHAXELAMIVQLTFCGPLEIDSFFCDIPLVIKLACMDSYTLGLLMNANSGVPAMTGFILLFISYTYILLNVHQSSKAGASKALSTYTAHITVMVLFFESCIFIYVWPLSITWLDKFLPVFYSVFTPLLNPSIYALRNKEIKNAMKRFRNHYIDFKRNH is encoded by the exons ATGATTAAAGGGAAAAGTGGTACTCTTAGTGAG GAGATTGGAGCATTTCAAGACATGGGAGTTTTCTTGGTGTCTTATGACATACTTGAAGATAAATTACTTCTACTGGAAG ATAGAGGAAATCAATCTGTTGTGTCAGAATTTGTGCTTCTGGGACTTTGCCACCCATGGAATATGCAAGTTTTACTCTTAATGATGTTTTTGATGCTTTACCTAACCATTGTAATTGGAAACATTATTATCATGATCTTAATCATCACTGACCTTCATCTTCatacccccatgtacttcttgtTGGCCAACCTCTCTTTtgttgacttcttcctttcctcaatTACCACACCTAAGATAATCACAGACTTTCTCAGGGACAGCAAGACCATTTCCTTTAGAAACTGCATGTGCCAGATCCTCTTTGTCCATTTAGCTGGAGGGTGTGAGATGGTGCTAGTGGTGATGATGGCCTATGGCCGCTACATAGTCATCTGCAAGCCTCTGCACTATTCCACCATTATGAGCTTGCAAAAGTGTATTGGCTTGGTGGTGGCTTCTTGGACAATTGGCTTCATGCATG ATGAGCTGGCCATGATTGTGCAGCTAACTTTCTGTGGCCCTCTGGAAATAGACAGCTTCTTCTGTGATATACCACTGGTGATCAAGCTTGCATGTATGGATTCATACACTTTGGGCTTATTAATGAATGCCAACAGTGGGGTCCCAGCCATGACCGGCTTTATTCTGTTGTTTATATCCTATACATATATTCTCTTAAATGTTCACCAAAGCTCAAAAGCTGGTGCCTCAAAGGCACTCTCCACCTACACTGCCCATATCACAGTGATGGTACTCTTCTTTGAATCCTGCATCTTCATTTATGTGTGGCCACTCAGCATTACTTGGCTGGACAAATTTCTTCCTGTGTTTTACTCTGTTTTCACACCCCTTTTAAATCCATCCATTTATGCACtgagaaataaagagataaaaaatgctATGAAGAGATTTAGAAACCACTACAtagatttcaagagaaatcattaa